A genomic stretch from Bacteroidales bacterium includes:
- a CDS encoding gliding motility-associated C-terminal domain-containing protein, with translation KPIIVKDIFTIYIPNAFSPNKDLTNEVFIPQGYRIDPSNFTMLIFNRWGELIYKTNDLNSPWNGRYNNTGDLVEVGVYVYKVVVKEMDDGPKHEFIGRVSVIR, from the coding sequence GCAAACCGATTATAGTAAAAGATATATTTACAATTTACATACCGAATGCATTCAGTCCGAATAAAGATTTGACAAATGAAGTATTCATTCCGCAAGGATACCGTATTGACCCAAGCAACTTCACGATGCTCATCTTTAACCGCTGGGGAGAATTGATTTACAAAACCAATGATTTAAACAGTCCTTGGAACGGAAGGTATAACAACACAGGCGATTTGGTTGAGGTAGGTGTTTATGTTTACAAGGTTGTTGTGAAAGAAATGGACGATGGTCCTAAACATGAATTTATTGGCAGGGTGAGTGTGATTAGGTAA
- a CDS encoding ATP-binding protein: MKHSFSQIIMDQREEKALFRSKGWVYRNSESLIDKKSSLIQIITGVRRSGKSTLAHRSFEKHKYAYINFDDERLNNLSSSDLNEILESIYQVYDNVEYMFFDEIQNVDGWHLFANRLQRNGVHLIITGSNSKLLSSELASHLTGRYNITELFPFSFKEFLKFKKFNSEPLTTKNKGLLKGYFDEYLKKGGFPEIVKGAEVVQYAKNLFNAIVTRDILFRYNIKHKQTFKDIAMFLVNNFSREISYNRIKKLFDLGSEHTAKNYVSFLEEAYLIITLPKFSYKKQENIKYRKSYLIDTAFATALSDNFSQNTGYLFENLVLLELFRRKSIENFDLFYYKKNVEVDFVIYKNHLVKELIQVCYNLDNEKTRKREIRSLIQASVELKTEKLIIISLTEKQKIKTEGKIIEIIPIHEWLLAEK; the protein is encoded by the coding sequence ATGAAACACTCATTTTCACAAATTATCATGGACCAAAGAGAAGAAAAAGCATTATTTCGCTCTAAAGGTTGGGTATATCGCAACTCGGAATCACTTATAGATAAGAAAAGTTCTTTGATTCAGATAATAACAGGTGTTCGTCGTTCCGGTAAGTCAACATTAGCTCATCGTTCATTTGAAAAACACAAGTATGCTTATATTAATTTTGATGATGAACGCTTAAATAATCTTTCTTCATCTGACTTAAATGAAATTCTCGAATCAATTTATCAGGTTTATGATAATGTTGAATATATGTTTTTCGACGAAATACAAAATGTTGACGGATGGCATTTATTTGCAAATAGGTTACAACGAAATGGAGTGCATTTGATAATAACCGGTTCTAACTCCAAATTATTGAGCAGCGAATTGGCTTCACATCTTACAGGAAGGTATAATATTACAGAGCTGTTTCCTTTTTCTTTTAAGGAATTTCTAAAATTTAAAAAGTTTAATTCCGAACCACTTACTACTAAAAATAAAGGATTATTAAAAGGTTATTTTGATGAATATCTGAAAAAAGGAGGTTTTCCTGAAATAGTTAAAGGGGCAGAAGTTGTTCAATATGCTAAAAATTTATTTAATGCAATTGTTACCCGTGATATTTTGTTTCGATATAATATAAAGCATAAGCAAACTTTCAAGGATATAGCAATGTTTCTGGTAAATAATTTCTCCCGTGAAATAAGCTATAACAGAATTAAAAAGTTATTTGATTTAGGTAGTGAACATACAGCAAAAAATTATGTTTCTTTCCTTGAAGAAGCATATTTGATAATAACATTGCCTAAATTTTCTTATAAAAAACAGGAAAACATTAAATATAGAAAGTCATATTTAATAGATACAGCTTTTGCAACAGCTTTGAGTGATAATTTCTCTCAAAACACAGGATATTTATTCGAAAATTTAGTGCTTTTAGAATTATTTCGTCGCAAGTCAATTGAAAATTTTGATTTGTTTTATTATAAAAAAAACGTGGAAGTTGATTTTGTGATTTATAAAAATCATCTTGTAAAAGAATTAATTCAGGTTTGCTACAATCTTGATAATGAAAAAACGCGTAAGCGTGAAATTCGTTCTTTAATACAAGCATCGGTTGAATTAAAGACCGAAAAACTAATTATTATTTCATTAACCGAAAAACAAAAAATAAAGACAGAAGGAAAAATAATTGAAATAATTCCAATACATGAATGGTTGCTGGCTGAAAAATAA
- a CDS encoding T9SS type A sorting domain-containing protein has translation MNFVNKVFFLILILINFLFTRAQETAIGQWKQYFPFKRVVSVTEAGNRIYCAAALGIFYYDKSDNSINLITKISGLSDVDIKKINYSKSNEALFIAYENTNIDIIKNNKIYNIPDIKRKSISGKKVINHIFFLGKYAYLSTSFGIVVVDLEKYEIKDTYKIGINGSDLEINDLTFDGNKFYAATSKGVYSANSDSPNLSNYESWTLDTLFPASTFNLICSFNNLIIANRQRTTGKDTLYAFNGNTWSKYDTSIKNTSNLCMEVCYNKLIIGSSWDMMYVFDNNNQVSDLHWAVDPRQAIIDKDNILWSADNSSGLIKYDQDKTDTIFPNGPVSENIVDISISGNTIAIAPGGRNASFGNIWDTEGISVLKDNKWKIFNRNNNPQMDTLFDINCVLIDPNDETKFYAGSWGGGLVEFKDNKIVKIYDDQNSPLKILLNVSQNSRWIGIGGFCFDKDHNLLVTNAGSINLFCILKPDGTWLSYPISNEMKTNSNNLTTQILIDTFEQKWILLPRSNNIAVFNDNGTPTTTIDDKIIVMNNHQGNGNIPGSISYCMASDLNGQIWLGTDKGIAVFYSPDKVFSNENFDAQQILIEQDGHAQYLFEFESVSAIAVDGANRKWIGTQKAGVFLMSPDGQKEIEHFTVDNSPLPSNTITAISINNKNGEVIFGTNKGLISYKGTATKGGTDFNNVYAYPNPVPHNYEGLIAVKGLTTNARVKITDISGGLIFETTAEGGQAVWDGKNFKGEKAQTGIYLVFCSNDKGTKTFVTKIMFIN, from the coding sequence ATGAATTTTGTAAATAAAGTTTTCTTTTTAATATTAATTTTAATAAATTTTTTATTTACCAGAGCGCAAGAAACTGCTATAGGACAATGGAAACAATATTTTCCGTTCAAAAGAGTAGTTTCGGTTACTGAAGCCGGCAACCGGATATATTGTGCTGCTGCTCTCGGTATATTTTATTATGACAAATCAGATAACTCAATTAATTTAATTACAAAAATTTCAGGATTGTCAGATGTAGATATAAAAAAAATAAATTACAGCAAATCAAATGAAGCTTTATTTATTGCTTATGAAAACACAAATATTGACATAATTAAAAATAATAAAATATACAATATTCCCGATATAAAACGCAAATCAATTTCCGGTAAAAAAGTTATCAATCACATTTTTTTTCTTGGTAAATATGCCTATTTATCTACAAGTTTTGGTATAGTAGTAGTTGACCTTGAAAAATATGAAATAAAAGATACCTATAAAATCGGAATTAACGGAAGCGATTTGGAAATTAACGACCTTACTTTCGATGGCAACAAATTTTATGCGGCCACATCAAAAGGTGTTTATTCCGCAAATTCCGACTCTCCTAATCTTTCGAATTATGAATCGTGGACACTTGATACTTTATTTCCTGCTTCAACTTTCAACTTAATATGTTCTTTTAATAATCTTATTATTGCCAACAGACAAAGAACAACAGGAAAAGACACTCTTTATGCCTTTAATGGTAATACATGGAGCAAATATGATACTTCAATAAAAAATACAAGTAATTTATGCATGGAAGTTTGTTATAATAAATTAATTATAGGAAGTTCATGGGATATGATGTATGTTTTTGACAATAATAATCAGGTTTCGGACTTACATTGGGCAGTGGATCCAAGACAAGCAATTATTGATAAAGATAATATATTATGGTCGGCTGATAATTCAAGCGGTTTAATTAAATATGACCAAGATAAAACTGATACTATTTTTCCTAACGGGCCTGTTTCGGAAAATATAGTAGATATTTCAATATCGGGAAATACTATTGCTATAGCTCCCGGCGGAAGAAATGCTTCTTTTGGAAATATATGGGATACCGAAGGAATATCCGTATTAAAAGATAATAAATGGAAAATTTTCAATAGGAATAATAATCCTCAGATGGATACACTTTTTGATATAAATTGTGTTCTTATTGACCCTAACGATGAAACAAAATTTTATGCCGGTTCATGGGGCGGTGGATTAGTGGAGTTTAAAGATAACAAAATTGTGAAAATTTACGACGACCAAAACAGCCCGCTTAAAATTCTTCTGAATGTAAGTCAAAACTCCAGATGGATTGGTATAGGAGGGTTTTGTTTTGATAAAGACCATAATTTATTGGTAACTAATGCAGGTTCAATAAATCTTTTTTGCATTTTAAAACCTGATGGTACATGGCTTTCATATCCAATAAGCAATGAGATGAAGACGAACAGTAATAATTTAACAACACAAATTTTAATAGATACCTTCGAACAGAAATGGATATTGTTACCAAGAAGCAACAATATTGCTGTTTTTAATGATAATGGAACCCCTACGACAACAATTGATGATAAAATTATAGTTATGAATAATCATCAAGGAAATGGTAATATTCCGGGAAGTATTTCATATTGCATGGCAAGTGATTTGAACGGTCAAATATGGCTTGGAACTGATAAAGGCATTGCAGTTTTTTATTCTCCCGATAAAGTTTTTTCAAATGAAAATTTCGACGCTCAGCAAATATTAATTGAACAAGATGGACATGCCCAATATTTATTCGAATTTGAATCTGTATCTGCAATTGCGGTTGACGGTGCAAACAGAAAATGGATAGGTACACAAAAAGCCGGTGTCTTTCTGATGTCCCCAGATGGTCAAAAAGAAATTGAACATTTTACTGTAGATAATAGTCCTCTTCCTTCAAATACAATTACTGCAATTTCAATAAACAATAAAAACGGAGAAGTTATTTTTGGAACCAACAAAGGATTAATTTCATACAAAGGTACGGCAACAAAGGGAGGAACTGATTTTAATAATGTTTACGCATATCCTAATCCTGTACCACATAATTACGAAGGTTTGATTGCCGTTAAAGGTTTAACAACAAATGCAAGAGTTAAAATAACCGATATAAGCGGAGGATTAATATTTGAAACAACCGCAGAAGGCGGACAAGCAGTATGGGATGGGAAAAATTTCAAAGGTGAAAAAGCTCAAACAGGCATTTATCTCGTATTTTGCAGTAACGATAAAGGCACAAAAACTTTTGTTACAAAAATTATGTTTATTAATTAA
- the recO gene encoding DNA repair protein RecO, whose amino-acid sequence MLFKTKGIVLRNINYGETSIIVKIYTEIFGLKSYIVKGVKARKAKFKINLFQPLTLLDLIVYNKTKSHIQNIKEARIDYTNKSINTDINKTSVLLFISEILNKSIREEEKNEHLFNFIFNSVKLLDDTNDNVSHFHLVFMMQLTKYLGFFPQNNFSEKNKYFNLREGIFTENEIIAANSISPANSEHFSKLINTSFDDLKTLKFEKSKKKKLLENMIRFYELHLESFKNIKSVGVLEAVFE is encoded by the coding sequence GTGCTTTTTAAAACCAAAGGAATTGTTCTGCGAAATATAAACTACGGTGAAACCAGCATTATCGTAAAAATTTATACGGAAATTTTCGGATTAAAATCGTATATCGTAAAAGGCGTTAAAGCAAGAAAAGCAAAATTCAAGATAAACCTTTTTCAACCATTGACATTGCTGGATTTAATTGTATATAATAAAACCAAAAGCCATATTCAGAATATAAAAGAAGCAAGAATTGATTATACCAACAAATCAATAAATACCGATATTAACAAAACTTCCGTATTGTTGTTCATTTCAGAAATTTTAAATAAATCCATACGTGAAGAAGAAAAAAATGAACATTTGTTCAATTTTATTTTTAATTCTGTAAAACTTCTGGATGACACGAATGATAATGTTTCGCACTTTCATCTTGTTTTCATGATGCAATTAACAAAATATCTGGGATTTTTTCCGCAAAATAACTTTTCAGAAAAAAATAAATATTTTAATCTCAGGGAAGGTATTTTTACCGAAAATGAGATAATTGCTGCAAACTCTATTTCCCCTGCAAACTCAGAGCATTTTAGCAAACTCATAAATACATCTTTTGATGATTTGAAAACACTGAAATTTGAAAAATCAAAAAAGAAAAAGCTTCTTGAAAATATGATAAGATTTTATGAATTGCATCTTGAAAGTTTTAAAAATATAAAATCGGTAGGCGTTCTGGAAGCGGTTTTTGAATGA
- a CDS encoding lysophospholipase, translating to MIYKEYNWKSSDNLNLFARSWKPDVTPKFVICFVHGLGEHSGRYNEWAEKFANKNYAFFAVDLSGHGKSEGKRGHAKDYNLLLDDVETLMKNSELIFPGIPKILYGHSMGGNITLKYFYERKPDLRAMIISAPWLELVLKVPKPLLFAAKTISKIFPQLLMSNRLKASDLSHDEAITENRREDVCVHNKISVKLFCLIEEAAKQILLEKNKVNIPLLIIHGTNDKIISFDAAKSYSQTTGNTTTFKAWENFYHELHNDVGREKVFEYIAGWLERI from the coding sequence ATGATTTATAAAGAATATAACTGGAAGTCATCTGATAATTTGAATTTGTTTGCACGTAGCTGGAAACCGGATGTTACGCCAAAATTCGTAATTTGTTTTGTGCATGGATTGGGCGAACACAGCGGTCGTTACAATGAATGGGCTGAAAAATTTGCAAATAAAAATTATGCTTTTTTTGCTGTTGATTTGAGCGGGCATGGTAAATCGGAAGGGAAAAGAGGTCATGCAAAAGATTATAATTTATTGCTTGATGATGTTGAAACTTTAATGAAAAACTCCGAACTTATTTTCCCCGGCATCCCGAAAATATTATATGGTCACAGCATGGGAGGAAATATTACATTAAAATATTTTTACGAAAGAAAACCTGATTTAAGAGCAATGATAATTTCAGCTCCATGGCTTGAACTTGTGTTGAAAGTGCCAAAACCACTGCTGTTCGCGGCAAAAACAATATCAAAAATTTTTCCACAATTATTAATGAGCAACAGATTAAAAGCAAGTGACCTTTCGCATGACGAGGCAATTACTGAAAACCGCAGAGAAGACGTTTGTGTTCATAATAAAATTTCCGTAAAACTATTTTGTTTGATAGAAGAAGCGGCAAAACAAATTCTTTTGGAAAAAAATAAAGTCAATATTCCCTTACTGATAATACATGGAACAAATGACAAAATAATTTCTTTCGATGCAGCAAAATCATATTCGCAAACAACAGGAAATACAACCACTTTCAAAGCATGGGAAAATTTCTATCACGAACTGCATAACGATGTCGGAAGAGAAAAAGTTTTTGAATATATTGCAGGTTGGCTTGAAAGAATTTAG
- a CDS encoding prephenate dehydrogenase has product MNIVIIGVGLIGGSMALSLRGFQTNIIGVDNNPENAKRALELGLVDKIMSLDDALKTGDLIIVAVSVDSIEQLLPRILNKIKHDAVVVDMGSTKQRICEAVKNHQRRNNFVASHPIAGTEYSGPDAALSDLFTGKVSIICEKELSSENALTRIKEMYKILKMRVIYMNSKEHDKHIAYVSHLSHITSFVLSLTVFEIEKSEKNIFNLAGSGFASTVRLAKSSPDMWSPILEQNSEHLSKALTTYINFLNKFKTSIEGKNRNKLHELIKEANVIKKVLK; this is encoded by the coding sequence ATGAACATAGTTATAATAGGAGTGGGATTAATCGGCGGTTCAATGGCACTTTCATTGCGTGGATTCCAGACAAACATTATCGGGGTTGATAATAATCCGGAAAATGCAAAACGGGCATTAGAGCTTGGTTTGGTTGATAAAATAATGTCGCTTGATGATGCACTTAAAACAGGCGATTTAATTATTGTTGCAGTTTCTGTCGATTCTATTGAACAATTGCTGCCAAGAATTTTAAATAAAATAAAACACGATGCAGTTGTTGTTGATATGGGTTCAACAAAACAGAGAATTTGTGAAGCAGTAAAAAATCATCAGCGAAGAAATAATTTTGTTGCCTCTCATCCTATTGCAGGCACCGAATATTCCGGACCCGATGCAGCATTGTCTGATTTATTTACCGGTAAAGTTTCAATTATTTGTGAAAAAGAACTGAGTTCGGAAAATGCTTTAACCCGCATAAAAGAAATGTATAAAATTCTAAAAATGCGTGTTATATACATGAATTCCAAAGAGCACGATAAACATATTGCTTATGTGTCACATCTTTCACATATAACTTCATTTGTTTTGAGTTTAACAGTTTTTGAAATCGAAAAAAGTGAAAAAAATATTTTCAATCTTGCGGGAAGCGGTTTTGCTTCAACTGTGCGTTTGGCAAAAAGTTCTCCCGACATGTGGTCGCCAATTCTGGAACAAAACAGCGAACATTTGTCAAAGGCATTGACCACGTATATAAACTTTTTAAATAAATTTAAAACTTCAATTGAGGGGAAAAACAGGAATAAACTTCATGAACTTATTAAAGAAGCTAATGTTATTAAAAAAGTTTTGAAATAA
- a CDS encoding aminotransferase class I/II-fold pyridoxal phosphate-dependent enzyme yields MIIEEAKRLSNVSEYYFSKKLDEIREMQKNGKNVINLGIGSPDLCPSENTIEALYKSAKNPDNHGYQNYRSISELRNTIAKFYKEIYNVSVDENEVLPLMGSKEGIMHISMAFLNNGDEVLLPNPGYPTYTSVSNLVEASIRYYDLDEKNNWLVNIDKLKNSDLSKVKIMWLNYPNMPTGAHINDKFYKELIAFAKEKKILLCNDNPYSLVLNNSPKSLLEFAGAKDVAIELNSLSKSHNMAGWRVGWIIGNKDYINSILKVKSNMDSGMFLGIQHAAIEALNNPQEWHAQRNEIYKKRKVLAHKLLDILNCKYFDEQVGMFVWARIPDNIESVEKFTDDILYSANVFITPGIIFGTNGSRYVRVSLCCKENVFEEAINRILNKNITNV; encoded by the coding sequence ATAGGAAGTCCTGATTTATGTCCTTCGGAAAATACAATTGAAGCATTGTACAAATCGGCAAAAAACCCCGATAATCATGGATACCAGAATTACCGTAGCATTTCCGAACTGAGAAATACAATTGCAAAATTTTATAAAGAAATTTATAATGTTTCAGTGGATGAAAACGAAGTGCTTCCTTTAATGGGTTCAAAAGAAGGAATAATGCACATTTCCATGGCATTTTTAAATAATGGAGATGAGGTATTGCTCCCTAATCCAGGGTATCCCACATACACTTCGGTTTCAAATCTTGTTGAAGCAAGCATCAGGTATTACGATTTGGATGAAAAAAATAACTGGTTGGTGAATATTGATAAACTGAAAAATTCGGATTTATCAAAAGTAAAAATAATGTGGCTGAATTATCCAAACATGCCAACAGGTGCACACATTAATGATAAATTTTATAAAGAATTAATTGCATTTGCAAAAGAAAAAAAAATTTTGTTGTGCAATGATAATCCCTATAGTTTGGTATTAAATAATTCTCCGAAAAGTTTGCTGGAGTTTGCTGGTGCCAAAGATGTTGCGATAGAATTGAATTCCCTGAGCAAATCGCACAATATGGCGGGTTGGCGGGTTGGTTGGATAATAGGAAACAAAGATTATATAAATTCTATTTTAAAAGTAAAAAGCAATATGGATTCGGGAATGTTTCTCGGAATTCAACATGCAGCCATTGAAGCATTGAACAATCCACAGGAGTGGCATGCACAAAGAAATGAAATTTATAAAAAAAGAAAAGTACTTGCTCATAAATTACTTGATATATTGAATTGTAAATATTTTGATGAACAGGTCGGAATGTTTGTTTGGGCAAGAATTCCCGACAATATTGAATCAGTTGAAAAATTTACTGATGATATTTTATACAGTGCAAATGTTTTTATAACACCGGGAATTATTTTCGGAACAAATGGTTCGAGGTATGTGCGGGTTTCATTATGCTGCAAGGAAAATGTTTTTGAAGAAGCAATTAACAGAATATTAAATAAAAATATTACAAATGTTTAA